The sequence below is a genomic window from Ischnura elegans chromosome 2, ioIscEleg1.1, whole genome shotgun sequence.
TACCTCGGCCTCGGCTATGGCCTGGGCCACGGATACGGAGGATATGGAGGATACGGCTATGGCATCGGCCACGGCTACGGAGGCTATGGACACGGATATGGCGGGGGATACGGTCACGGCTACGGAGGCTATGGCCACGGTTTCGGATACGGATATCCCTACTACGGTTACGGACACGGCTATGGAGGCTATGGGGGCTATGGACACGGTTATGGATTGGGATACGGACATTTTGGCTACGGACATGGATACCACGGTTAATAACATTGGCTTCGCCATCATCTCTATGAAGTACTTCAAATTACTGCACGCAGGAAAGAAGGTATATAGAAATACAAAAGCAACCACAAATActcaagcaaaatatttatcttacatGGAGCTTTGAGTGGTAACTGGTTCGAGAGACCTCATGTCAGGGGTGAGCTCATTCCTcgtctatccaaaccaaccatcgAAATCAATAACGGTGCTGTAAGATTTTTCACTTTCCCGGAGAACAGAACATTGAAACTTTTCTCGGGAtgccgcgcgggtaagattttttAAGTTGCAAGATGTGGCATTCCTCTTGGAAAACCTTGCCCGCGCGGAattccgagaaaattttaaataataaaggtCCTATTTGCGGCATCTTTATATCTCATTCGTAACCTATATGAATTTCAAATCAGAGAGCTCCCTGTTGAAGAAAACACTTGCCTTACTATCCATCAGGTCATTTTCTCCAAATTAGCTAATATTCCTAACACACGATTCCAAGCACCGAAACCCTTTTGACTTAATTTGGTAAAGGTATGTGTTTCCTCTTTAACTGAAGTAGGATGATTTTTAACGTtctttctatgaataaaaatcaaaatatggatctattttttcccatttctattttcatatttatttaaagaaatttcaaatgaaatgctTGAATGGGATACCTTAGaagtattatttacatttttgccTCTGGAGAGAACCGGATCATATTTTAGGCATCCCCTGTTTTCAACAATTAGAGCTTTATTCTCATCTTAATGACCTCAAAGCATAAAAATCTAATGATAAATCAGGCATGTTCATCCTCAACCCAATAAGTGAAATAAAgcggaaaaatgataaaaaacaaattgataattaattggCAATAAGCACCAAGATTTGGATCATTATAAAATAACTATTATTAGAAAAAGCCAGAACccgtttatatgaaaaaattgattaatcaTGTCAAGATGGTTGACGCAATCTCtttaaatacgtataaaaatggaaatacgaaagaaaaaaagaaccATAGTTTAGATTTCACGTACAGGAAGAATGTTAAAAATTATCTTACTTCAGATACACTGAAAACGCATACGTTTATCAATTAAAGTCAACATAGTTTCCCAAATGCATGTAGTTTACCGAAAAGAAATTAAGCTGCAGAGCACTTTCTGTTGTTTGTCCCGAACATACTTAGTGTTCCGCGAAAGAACTTTTTACGCCTATTTCGTAGCGTCAATTGTAATCATAGTTTCATAGTGAGCAATCATCAAGTAAGTATGCTGTGCATAAATATAAAGACATTCTGTGAGATAGGCTCATTCGGTATGACATAAATTCTTTCCCCAGCGAAAAAAAAGTACAAATAAATGAGTATATTCATTTGGAGAATTTGTGACCATAATGACCAAATAGCATTTTTCTTCTTCGAACATAAACACTCAGCtcattaaagaaaaaaggaagaagacaATCTAAGTGAAGTTACTCCGGATAAACTGCATTTCTAATGGGAGGAAAAGCTCTAGAAATCGGATTCACATATTCCATAAAGTGATATCCATGCATAAACGAAGAAAACAACTGTCAGGGAAAGAGAAAAGTCGGAATATGATCATTTTCATTGAAGCAATTCATTACTATGTTTCCTCGAAGACTATTCAACTTATATCTCATGATTTACCCAAAATTAATTCCTGAGTGTTGGCAAatagaacaaataaaatatttatttcctaaaataaattgATGTGGCACCTGCAGGTATTTATTAATTTGTATCTGAGAAAACAgcccaaattaaatttcaactttaatgccttatttttcttatttggtttaaaaataatcCACCGATATTCTGCCATTTAAAGGCCACACGGTGTTAGTAAGCTCATTTCTAAACCATTTATTGCAAAGATGCCACGGTTCTTAAACTTACTTCAAAAAACTATAGCCGTAATGACAGCTGAGACaaatagcaaatattttaaaatgtcagAAGAGTTACGTGTTATATTGCATACTTAAAATCCTATCATTAAACGAGtcctattttcagaaaaaaataacttccaaatttaATCAAAACATTCTTTCTTGTTTCAGGCTGTTTCAGGCCGTTGAATGAAAAAACAACGAGCAAAAGCATCGGAACCATCTTCTCTCATGAACAACTCACCCCACTCGATGCCAAAGCAGCACTAGCATTTCACATCTTTCAAAAAGACTGTATAATAGATGTATAGACTAAACTAAGTACGTATatcccaaaaaataaacaaaatttaactAAAACCCAAAGTATCATTCCTAGAGATTATGCaaatcagttttgaaaaaaaCTAACCTTAACATATTCCACCTTTTCCTCATCTAATTTTTCGATATACGGTTCATACGATACGATTTTGGCGATGAAATATTTACATGTGTACCATTCATCTCTATTGTTTCCTTTGCGACTGgaagaatttttccataaattattgcAGTTGCAACGGGAAGCAATTTCATTCCGCAcgaaatatctattaaaaatatactcTGGTAATACAATTTCATGCACGCACAGTCCATTAATTTCCCAAAAATACTAATTGCAACGGGAAGCAATTTCATTCCCCAcgaaatatctattaaaaatatactcTGGTAATACAATTTCATACACGCACAGTCCATTAATTTCCCAAAAATACTAATTGCAACGGGAAGCAATTTCATTCCCCAcgaaatatctattaaaaatatactcTGGTAATACAATTTTATACACGCACAGTCCATTAATTTCCCAAAAGTACTAATTATGTTTGTATATTCCACTACTGGAGTGGTTTATACTTGAATGTTCCCATTATCATACTCAGAGGGTTTGTCAGTCATTTGATAGTCCTTCGTCTCCTGGCGCAATGTGATGTTACtataaaatatagtttaattCCTCACGAATCAGTGTTCCAAGCGTGGCTTTTCTTTCACCAAGTAAATTttaggaggaaaatattttgttcgaATTTTTATTGAGCATCTATACAAGTATTTCAATACAATTCCCCTCGTTTAGAACTCAGATGGCGCATAATCATTGAGGAGAATTAAGAGCGGAAAAAACGATTCCAGATTGGCTATATATAATGTGCATAGAAAAAGAACAAAGATATTCAGCCAAATCGTTTTTCAAAGGATAAGGATTATCTATGATACATTGAGACATTGGAGTAGCATGAGATCCCACTTTAACAAGTCACTCTTCTGGCACTGACatagaaaacaaatttaatactAAGTTGATCGCACTGAATCGGGAATATTTAACGCTGGGCACGCAAAATATGTGCGCGAAAGTTTAACGACGCTGAGAAAGTGAAATACCGCACACTAAAATGTAACTTTAtatgcatttcaaattttaaactaacAATTTTTTTGCAGACACTGAGTTTTACAACAACAAATTTTAAGTTAGCCTCATGATTTGAGTACATAATTGGCTCTCGCTAACACGAAGACGTTGCGATATACAAAACGCGTTAAGTTTCATCACACTGGTACATCGTGGATAAACCATTGTTGCACGAAACAACGATCCCAATGAATGGGTTCATCGCATCAATGGGCTTGCGGTATCTAGGCAGTTATTTCATGTCTATActgtcattaaataattaacgGTTAATTAAATGCGATTCCGTGTGCGGATAGTAAATTTCGTACATTCACATTTTGACCTCATAATATCCTGTTTCCAGCATATTATGAAATCAAGAATCTTTAAAAACTATATGCATACACGGAACGAGTCGAAGTCTATGAAAATGTAGAAAGATTAGAAATATTGGCCGTTTTATTTGGTTTCGTGGTTACCGGATGACCTCGGAGGGATGTACCTGAAGAGCAAGAGAATAAAGCTAAGAATGAGAAGAGAGAGGATAACGCCCTTCCAAATGGATATTTAGATTCCGAGGATTTCGTAAGTCAAGGCGTGGACCCCTTCACTGACAACTTGACCTTCAATTCGAAGGATTTCCCAGGATATACCGTGGAGAGGTTGGCGTGAGTTAGATTTCATGCGGAGATGAGAGTATCATATAGATTTCATTCAATTCTAAGAAGCAAAAGTAGAATTTTCAAGATGAATCGAACGTTGTAAGCATCACTAATAATCCCTCATTCAACTGATCAAGCTAAAACTTTCGTTTAGGAAATTTTTCCTGGTGTTctgatgatgatattttgtgtcataaaataaaaatgctcgcatttaaatccaataaaaatgGCACACAGCAAAAACCATTTCACCTGCGCCGAACAGTCTACCTCATAAAGTTATTGTGAAATTAAGGTCTGATTACGAAGAAACGGTCAATTTGATGAGAATCGATACAAAATTGACCAAGCTTATTATCCTGTTTCTAGTATATTATAAagacaggaaaaaaaatttcatcagcgAGAGAAAAAACTACTGCTTAGTGCTAAGTAAAAAAGGTACAATATGCGACCTAGCACAATAGCGATTGATATACACTTTCTCTACTGGGCAAAGGAGAAGATGCTTTGGGTTAACGAAGAAAACTTAAAGAACCGACCATTAAACTGATGTACATATATATTAGAGCACAATTATAGCCAACAGAAACCTGGTGTGGATGGAGCGCCCTgtagtaaatttgaaaattagaaatacagaCTACCACTACATCGTTACACAACAACTTCATCCACTATCCAAGTCATTTCGCacataaaaattaagagaaaataagTGTCCGACATTTTTTGCATACTCTTTCGGAAACGGCGCACCAATAAAAGCGTCTCAAACGATCGTAAACACTATCCACTCCTTTCGAACACTTGCACTCGCGAATTACTATGTTTCGTTGCCTGAATCTGACTAAATGCATTATCACCGCCAAAGAGAAATAAACCTCATCAATTACGACGGTAAACCCACCTTTAATGCGATATCTATCCAGCAGTATATTTCAATGCAATAGAATGCGGGGAGGAATGGATTTACGAAGCCGATAAACAGCAACCCAACGCGGGAGCTACATAGGTTACGTCCCTATGGAAAACTCCGCCTCGGATGAAGACGGGAAACTCGACAGAAATGACGATAAatctcacgaaaaaaaaaactcggaacGGTGTTCAATCCGAAGCGCGTAACAAATCACTGCCAGATGGCATCGCGGTGAGCATCGGGAGTCAAATGCTTCGGGCGTAGCGAACGACTTTGGAGTCGTGGGTAAAGTACGGAGGGGGGAAGATATGGACTCCAATCCCCCACTACGGTCACCTCAACCAGCCCCTTCCCTTCAAACTGCTATCCCACTGGCCCTCGTACCACCTACTCCTGGCATCATCCACGTCACCCATCTCATGACTGAGCACCTTAATGGCCGAGGGCGGCCGTGGAGATTTCAACACCACCATTGGTGTTCCGACGCGTGCAAAGCAGTCACTGGCACCAGAGGAGCCGGCCACCTCTTTTGTCCCTGTCATCGGAGGGAAGGCACCGTGAggagaagagaataaaaaagagaCGAGGAACAGAATGAAAGAACGCGGTTCAAGGAAATTCCTCAGCGAAAGCACTCCTCAAAACTAATACCTTAATCAGTTCACTAAGCAGGTATTGTAAGTGCCACCTTCATAGATGGCATGAAAGACATCTCTGTCTTCTTCTCTACAATACACAGAGCAaaattcttaagtttttttttcaagaaagaataaatataaGAGAAAATAAGGATACCAATGCTTCAAAACAGTGCGTACCCATAGCCTTCGATGTAAGGTAAAATCACGATATTTACGTAGTATGTGTACGGTTTAATGCAATGCATTTTTGAAGTATAATATTTTCCATGGATTCGGGTCCAATcttcttataaaaataatggtgagcaatctaaattttaatcaaataagtGAAGACGCACTCTGTATCTTTTTCTTCGTAAAACAGCCATTCAAACTAGTTTAAccttaatatgtattttttccagcccGATCATATGCGATCGGATAGTTACACTAGAgatattaagatttaaaaaaactacaaaatttaAGGTTCAAAAATGGTTTTAAACGTCAATCAGAGTAGCACATTCGATGAATTAAAGCACACACCATGCAAGTAAAATACAATTGGATTGCTCTTATAGGATAATTTGGAGAAGGTAAATAAAACTACGAAAAAAGAAGTATCGATACGGAAAAGGAACGGAAGAAAAGGGTTAAGAGGAGACGctgaaattttttgtcaaaaaactCTTCCTCCTTTCCTAGTTCTCGGAAGGGGAGGGAACGATCGTCATAATAATAAAACACGCGATACGGGAAAGCTCCGTTCGTCCCAAGGTCGGGCCCCTCCCGCGGGCCGGCCAGGCCGCCTCCATGCGCGGGCAGCGGTGCGAGTAATTGCCGTGGGGTTTTTACTTTCACTGCCACTCTTCCGATGCGGGGAAGGACGGACGAACGAGGAGAGGTCGTCGAGGGTTCCCATGAGGGGCACAAAGTAAAGGGGCAGACCTGAGAATGAGTCGGCGAATTCGTTAGACGGAGAATATACGGATGGGGCATTGGAGCACGAAAATGGAAGCCTTAATTTTCACACAATCACGCAGTGCGACACTTCGTGGAAGTGATTAATATTcattagaagaagtaaataatttttaaacttccaAACTAAGTATCGCTATTTTATTCTTCAGATCTGAAAGTATATTTTCCGCATAAAATTTGTGTTCGAATCATTTTTCTACTGAAagagaactgaaaaatattaattcgctTAAAAACATGTTAAATCttggagaatttatttatttattttttccaatttccccgtaaacagcacagcCTTTATAGcggaggattaacaaagtacGACACAaacgtccatgccctggataaggatcaCATAAACtggcggtattcgaacccgcgacctacggtttggcaggtgaggacttaaccccaccgccaccaaggccggcgaATATAGAATACGATATAAGCGGCGCTCAGCAATTGGAGGCACTCTTAGATCAGGAAATGATATATATATAATCAGATTATACATGACACGCTAGGACTGAAGAGGGTATGACCATCAGAAATACACGCGTCATTATAAAATCGAAGCAGTAACTTTCGTGAGGCATATTGTAGCACTTcatattttcgcaaaaatttgcgtgaattttaaaaattgtatttattttttattttccatttctttcatcatcacattttttttcatttactcagCTTTCTGTTCTGTGAATCTCTGTAAGGCAATGTGTAGTCCTTAATAAACTTCCACAGATGATTTCAGCCctttataattttaaactttttttcagctaatttcttattttagcttttgtatttttcactttttataatTGATCTTTGTTTCATCCGAACAATTTTTCAAGCGTCAATTGCATTCAAAATTGCAATCAACGAGAAATTTAAACAACCGTTGGTTTTAAAATTGAGTCGTTCATCTATAATCCTTCCATAGAGAGGTGAAATTAGTCCTTAAAAGAGATGAAAGGTTTGAGAATACTCACAACTATTCCTACAATTTCTTGTgactgtaattatttttttcccaaaaatttcctGTTCCCACAATACAGGTAGAAAATGACTTCCTGAATGAATTCTTGATCGTCGTGAAACTcctttacaataaaatacaatgtatATTAATCACATttgtataataaataattacagcAATATTAAATAATGATACTTAAGAACACCTGTTTCTTTTTATtcgttcaaaaattcattttggataAAATATACGAGATATAaaagatttctcattttattctAATTCTAAGAaaggtaaattataaaaattattatacgaaaataaaaatattacaatgagtacatgaaaaactatttcaaatacaatttttattaatgattaaataatctTTTTCCTAAAATCGCAGCTCAATATGTAACCCTTAATAAGTAGACCGTATTAGGAAACCCACAACTGTTTCAGAGCCGGAAGTccttcaattttccacaaaaatggtGAATTCCCATataatcacattcattatcaccTTTCAACCCACGAAAACAGCTACTCACTCACGAATAATAACTGTAACTTCCTCCTACCGTTGTACTCATTACACTATTCTTAGCTGCATTTACAAATCATTATAATATACCTAGTTTATAGAAGTAAATGAATACTTTGCCTaagtaaaatgttaaaatatagcTTCTATTTATTCGTGCATATTTTACAACCcgcctaaaatttgaaaaatgcttaGAATAAGTGAAAATTTCTTCCACCGATTTTCAAATCCCAGCCACAATTTCTCAATGGCACACCTTACGCCTTACCATCCCCTTTATTCCCCACTCGGAGGGGTAGTGGGTTAAAAAACAGACAGCACTGAAAATATGCCATTGATTATTGACATAATTCCTTTCATTCTTTTCGACACATCCAATCATGGCGTCGATCCATAGAAATTTGTGTGAACTACGCAAAAATATCTAAAAGAATTTGCAAGGCACATTAGAAAAATagtgaattattttacaaaagtatatataattatatataacttCATATCTATGCTTCATAAGGAAATTTACCTCGAGAAAAGTCCAATTGGCCAGGATATACCGGTTGCCACTCAATAATAGACAAAAATCTAGCGTTGCCAGATAAATACCATTTGCTTCGCGGAAAACTACACATGACAACTTAATTTATGTGAGAATGAGAAATAATATACAGTCACCTGGTTCCAGATTAAGGAGTTGTGTACATAACTACCTGATTGGTGAAGGCAAGCGAACGTATCTACTTTTGATTCTTCTTCATCGTGTCACAGTCTACCTTCGTATTCAGACTGTTGCAGTAATGACGAACACAGACCCACACCTTCTGCCTATCCTAATCGATCACGTTCCAAATAGCAATCTAAACTAAGTGCTTCTCTTCTTCCATCAAATCTTATCTCGTTTTATACTCACCGCTCTCAAGTAATAATGGTAAAACCACCCAGTTATTCCTATCGCTctcagataaaaatttaaaatatgagtcAAATTCCTTGTACTCGAATGGTTGCTGATGCTTTATAGCGATAAATTGGCTGAGAAAATGTCTAAGAACAAAAATATAACTTCATTTCTTCAATAAAATAGCCGCATTCTCAAAATTCTAGGAGGATCAAGAAAGGCTTATAATGCCGGTGACCAAAAATCTTCATTTAGTTAGACTTCATATCGTGAATTTTTATAAGTTACCAACTAAAAAGGCTTCAACTGCAATTGGCCTAACAGTATTTTACCATATGAATACTAAGCACAAATTACACTTATTAGCAAATCAAAACTTGCGTCACTAAAAACCTGTTAATACACCATTACGATCACCTGTAGTACAAATGAAATGTGTTcattagttatttaaaatttcacctgATTATTATAAATCCTTATCTTTCTCTTTTGAATATCCCATGCTACGCATTGACGAGAAACCAGAAGTTACAAAAACCAGTGAAAGAGACGCAAAACTACAATTTTGTCCATTGCCAAAGAACTCATAGCACCATGGAAACAATTCGTAGCAATAACAGCCTTGGTTCTTGGAAACAAATATTATGATTCTGCAATTCAATTTGTGATTTTTCCTTCAGACATGCTTTTGATAAATGCATAAGGGCAGTTAGATATTGTGCAGCAACCCGCACTCAATTATCATTcatagatttattattatttatttattttatatttatctcaattagCAGGCAAATACAGCCGTATCTTCACTTACAAGTCGCCTACCTTCAAAACATGGGCAACCATATACTTCTCTTTTTCGCACATAAGCAGTCCATGACTATTTTTCCATACCTTCTGAATTATGGTGACAAAAAAATGATCCCgtgggaattaaataaaaatctccaaGTCCTTACGTATAAAGATACTTGAACCGAAAGCAAGGAAAATTATCGTGTCACCTGAGCGGGGTAAAATTTTCTGTGACATATTTCACAAATTGATTCATAAAAAAGCGCTATTTCAATGAATGCGAGAGTATTCACGTGGGAAAGTTAGCTGAAATCGCTTTATGAAACTCATAAAAGAATATGGCACGCTCAATTCCAATAGTGTGTCTCATGAAACTGTCCTTTTAAGTCGTACTTGTTTTGACGCCTGCGGCAGAACGATAAATCCTAcagaaaaaatggtaaacaaaccCATGAAGGGATATTAATTCGAGAAAACTCTCGGCATCGACAAAAAAAATGTAGAGTACACTGACATAGGTTGAGCAACTGCTTTGGATAAAAGTATGCGATGCGTGTTTGCTGTGAAAGTAAAAGTGGCTATACATGGAATGTGAGGATCAAGAGATAATACAAATTATGCATTGCGATAAGGGAAAAAGTACAAAATGAGTGCCCCGCTGAGATGGTAAACATAATGAAACTTGAGTGGAACCAAATTTCCAGCaaaatttattgttgaaaaatagTGGATCTAACTCATAATGAAGTTTGAAATCATAAAGCTTAAGGTTGATTAGACAGAGAACACAGGGAGATAACATCTCTCGAAATACACAATGAAGAGTCTTTCTGCTTGCACTGTAATATGTAATTAGAAATGTTAAGTTATAAAATAGAAGTAATCCATTGCAGTAGACATAAGAGcatcaaatataaataataagtagatccaataataacattaatttaaatCCTGCCACTCTaataagcaaaaaaattactCTTTAGTAAGATCATggacaaaaaatataaaccttgactaaaatgaatttccatagaATCGATCGAACGGAATATATTGTGAATTTAGCTTCACCTACAaggaattaatttataataataatattctaaagttatttcatgga
It includes:
- the LOC124174111 gene encoding keratin-associated protein 6-2-like; translated protein: MKVQALILIALAACALAVEVTDDKKLEKRGYLGLGYGLGHGYGGYGGYGYGIGHGYGGYGHGYGGGYGHGYGGYGHGFGYGYPYYGYGHGYGGYGGYGHGYGLGYGHFGYGHGYHG